One Paraburkholderia kururiensis DNA window includes the following coding sequences:
- a CDS encoding helix-turn-helix domain-containing protein — protein sequence MSEPQQPYGSDRNMARPLPGATPEPAPAQAAAQPVPDSLAALGARLAQLRESKGWTIDDVSSRLKVSAAKLRALEAGDISQLPDTTFALGVVRSYAKMLGADPAPFTQALRREKGVPQPDLSMPASAGADLPRGRVSLSLGGNQSRHRSWLWGIAALVVAVIALAMWHNNGGESSAWLARLKASANGATAAGPQAASATVAQGETAGAQQASGAEAAAAASNDQAAAAGSDAQVEQAPAGASAAQPAVASPGAAASAAANAAVAQTASAPAVAPASGASAAASSVAGQSTVAVRVTQDSWFSVRQKDGKEVFSGIVRAGESREIAGEPPLKVTIGNKAGLESITLDGQPVDPAKYAAARGNVARFVLP from the coding sequence ATGAGCGAGCCGCAGCAGCCATACGGGTCAGACAGGAACATGGCGCGTCCGCTACCAGGCGCGACGCCGGAGCCCGCTCCCGCGCAGGCTGCGGCGCAGCCGGTACCTGATTCTCTCGCAGCCCTCGGAGCCAGACTCGCGCAACTGCGCGAATCGAAGGGTTGGACCATCGACGACGTGTCGTCCCGGCTCAAGGTCTCCGCCGCCAAGCTGCGTGCGCTGGAGGCCGGCGACATCAGCCAGTTGCCCGACACGACTTTCGCGCTCGGCGTCGTGCGCAGCTACGCGAAGATGCTGGGCGCCGATCCGGCACCGTTCACCCAGGCACTGCGGCGCGAAAAGGGTGTGCCCCAGCCCGATCTCAGCATGCCTGCGTCGGCGGGCGCCGACCTGCCGCGTGGGCGCGTGTCGCTGTCCCTCGGCGGCAACCAGTCGCGCCACCGTTCGTGGCTTTGGGGCATCGCGGCCTTGGTCGTCGCGGTGATTGCGCTTGCGATGTGGCACAACAACGGCGGCGAGTCGTCCGCCTGGCTGGCACGGTTGAAGGCGAGCGCCAACGGCGCGACGGCAGCGGGCCCGCAGGCCGCGTCCGCTACAGTCGCGCAAGGCGAGACGGCCGGCGCGCAGCAGGCGTCCGGCGCGGAGGCGGCAGCGGCGGCGTCGAACGATCAGGCGGCCGCAGCCGGCAGCGACGCGCAGGTCGAGCAGGCCCCGGCTGGCGCATCTGCGGCCCAGCCTGCGGTCGCCTCTCCGGGCGCCGCCGCGAGCGCGGCGGCAAACGCCGCGGTAGCACAGACGGCAAGCGCTCCCGCCGTCGCCCCGGCATCAGGCGCGTCCGCGGCGGCGTCCTCGGTAGCCGGGCAGTCCACCGTCGCCGTGCGCGTGACGCAGGACAGCTGGTTCAGCGTCCGGCAGAAAGACGGCAAGGAAGTGTTTTCCGGTATCGTTCGCGCTGGCGAGTCGCGCGAGATCGCCGGCGAGCCGCCGCTGAAGGTGACCATCGGCAACAAGGCCGGTCTTGAGTCGATCACGCTCGACGGGCAGCCGGTCGATCCGGCCAAATATGCAGCGGCGCGGGGCAATGTGGCACGCTTCGTCCTGCCCTGA
- the ispG gene encoding flavodoxin-dependent (E)-4-hydroxy-3-methylbut-2-enyl-diphosphate synthase yields the protein MGLLMQSEPQVQSCSQISSSEPIVGGHAARRKSQAVHVRWGGQLVTIGGDAPVRVQSMTNTDTADAIGTAIQIKELAQAGSELVRITVNTPEAAAAVPAIREQLDRMGVTVPLVGDFHYNGHLLLRDYPGCAEALSKYRINPGNVGQGAKRDTQFAQMIEAAIKYDKPVRIGVNWGSLDQDLLARMMDENGARAEPWDAQSVMYEALIRSAIGSAERAVELGLGRDRIVLSCKVSGVQDLIAVYQQLARRCDFALHLGLTEAGMGSKGIVASTAALSVLLQQGIGDTIRISLTPEPGASRTGEVVVGQEILQTMGLRSFTPMVIACPGCGRTTSTLFQELASQIQTYLRTQMPVWRDKYPGVEEMHVAVMGCIVNGPGESKHANIGISLPGSGENPAAPVFIDGEKVKTLRGENIAQEFQQIVSDYVERTYGAAALN from the coding sequence ATGGGTCTTTTGATGCAATCCGAACCGCAAGTCCAATCCTGCAGCCAGATTTCGTCGTCGGAACCGATCGTGGGCGGCCACGCGGCGCGCCGTAAATCGCAAGCCGTGCACGTGCGCTGGGGCGGCCAGCTCGTGACGATCGGCGGCGATGCGCCGGTGCGCGTGCAGTCGATGACGAATACCGACACCGCCGATGCCATCGGCACTGCCATCCAGATCAAGGAACTCGCCCAAGCAGGTTCCGAACTCGTGCGCATCACGGTCAACACGCCGGAAGCGGCGGCGGCCGTGCCGGCCATCCGGGAGCAGCTCGACCGCATGGGCGTGACCGTGCCGCTCGTCGGCGACTTCCATTACAACGGCCATCTGCTGCTGCGCGATTACCCCGGCTGTGCCGAAGCGCTGTCGAAGTACCGCATCAACCCGGGCAACGTGGGGCAGGGCGCCAAGCGCGACACCCAGTTCGCCCAGATGATCGAAGCGGCCATCAAGTATGACAAGCCGGTGCGCATCGGCGTGAACTGGGGCAGTCTCGACCAGGATCTGCTCGCGCGGATGATGGACGAGAACGGCGCGCGGGCCGAGCCGTGGGACGCGCAGAGCGTGATGTACGAGGCGCTGATCCGCTCTGCGATCGGGTCGGCCGAACGCGCGGTGGAACTCGGCCTCGGCCGCGACCGCATCGTGCTGTCGTGCAAGGTGAGCGGCGTGCAGGATCTGATCGCCGTATACCAGCAACTCGCGCGCCGCTGCGATTTCGCGCTGCACCTCGGGCTCACCGAGGCGGGCATGGGTTCGAAGGGCATCGTCGCCTCCACGGCTGCGCTCTCGGTGCTGTTGCAGCAGGGCATCGGCGACACGATCCGTATTTCGCTCACGCCGGAGCCGGGCGCGTCGCGCACGGGCGAAGTGGTGGTCGGTCAGGAGATCCTGCAGACGATGGGCCTGCGCTCGTTTACGCCGATGGTGATCGCATGCCCGGGCTGCGGTCGTACCACCAGCACGCTGTTCCAGGAACTGGCCTCGCAGATCCAGACGTACCTGCGCACGCAGATGCCGGTCTGGCGCGACAAGTACCCCGGCGTCGAAGAGATGCACGTGGCCGTGATGGGTTGCATCGTGAACGGGCCGGGCGAATCGAAGCACGCGAACATCGGCATCAGCCTGCCGGGTTCGGGCGAGAACCCGGCCGCGCCGGTGTTCATCGACGGCGAGAAGGTCAAGACGCTGCGCGGCGAGAACATCGCGCAGGAGTTCCAGCAGATCGTGAGCGATTACGTCGAGCGCACTTACGGTGCCGCCGCGCTCAACTGA
- the hisS gene encoding histidine--tRNA ligase yields the protein MTEQKRKLEKLAGVKGMNDVLPQDAGLWEFFESTVKSMLRSYGYQNIRTPIVEHTQLFTRGIGEVTDIVEKEMYSFTDALNGENLTLRPENTAAVVRSAIEHNLLYDGPKRLWYIGPMFRHERPQRGRYRQFHQVGIEALGFAGPDADAEIILMCQRLWDDLGLTGIRLELNSLGLAHERAAHRVELIAYLEQHKDALDEDAKRRLYTNPLRVLDTKNPALQEIAQNAPKLIDFLGEESRAHFDGLQRILKANNIPFTINPRLVRGLDYYNLTVFEWITDKLGAQGTVAAGGRYDPLIEQLGGKPTGACGWAMGVERILELLKEEELVPEDEGCDVYVVHQGEAAREQAFVIAERLRDTGLDVILHCSADGQSASFKSQMKRADASGAAFAVILGEDEIANGTAGVKALRAGAQQDGKGEQQTVPVEDLTEFLIGAMVATAEDGED from the coding sequence ATGACTGAACAGAAAAGAAAGCTCGAAAAGCTGGCTGGTGTGAAAGGCATGAACGACGTCCTGCCGCAGGACGCCGGTTTGTGGGAGTTTTTTGAATCGACCGTGAAGTCGATGCTCCGTTCGTACGGATACCAGAACATCCGCACGCCGATCGTCGAGCATACGCAGCTCTTCACGCGTGGTATCGGCGAAGTGACCGACATCGTCGAAAAAGAGATGTACAGCTTCACCGACGCGCTCAACGGCGAGAACCTCACGCTGCGCCCCGAAAACACAGCCGCGGTCGTACGTTCGGCGATCGAGCACAACCTGCTGTACGACGGTCCGAAGCGGCTGTGGTACATCGGGCCGATGTTCCGCCACGAACGTCCGCAGCGTGGCCGCTACCGGCAGTTTCATCAGGTCGGTATCGAAGCGCTGGGCTTCGCCGGTCCCGATGCCGACGCCGAAATCATCCTCATGTGCCAGCGGCTGTGGGATGACCTGGGCCTCACGGGCATTCGCCTGGAACTCAACTCGCTGGGCCTCGCGCATGAGCGTGCCGCGCATCGCGTCGAACTGATCGCTTACCTCGAACAACACAAGGACGCGCTCGACGAAGACGCGAAGCGGCGCCTCTATACGAATCCGCTGCGCGTGCTGGACACGAAGAATCCGGCGCTGCAGGAAATCGCGCAGAACGCGCCGAAGCTGATCGACTTTCTCGGCGAGGAATCGCGCGCGCACTTCGACGGACTGCAGCGCATCCTCAAGGCGAACAACATTCCGTTCACGATCAATCCGCGGCTCGTGCGTGGACTCGATTATTACAACCTCACGGTGTTCGAGTGGATCACGGACAAGCTGGGCGCCCAGGGCACGGTTGCCGCGGGTGGCCGCTACGATCCGCTGATCGAGCAACTGGGCGGCAAGCCCACCGGCGCGTGCGGGTGGGCGATGGGCGTCGAGCGCATTCTCGAGCTCCTCAAAGAAGAGGAGCTCGTGCCTGAAGACGAAGGCTGCGACGTCTACGTCGTACATCAGGGCGAAGCGGCGCGCGAGCAGGCGTTCGTCATCGCGGAGCGTCTGCGTGATACGGGTCTCGACGTCATCCTTCATTGCAGCGCCGACGGCCAGTCCGCGAGCTTCAAGTCGCAGATGAAACGGGCGGATGCGAGCGGTGCCGCGTTCGCTGTGATCCTCGGCGAAGACGAGATCGCGAACGGTACGGCCGGCGTCAAAGCGCTGCGTGCCGGGGCTCAGCAAGACGGTAAGGGTGAGCAGCAAACGGTGCCGGTCGAAGACTTGACCGAATTTCTAATCGGTGCCATGGTTGCAACCGCCGAAGACGGCGAGGACTGA
- a CDS encoding tetratricopeptide repeat protein has translation MSYHDEQESIESLKAWWAQWGNATTWVVLVVLLAAAAWNGWNFWQRRQAAQAAVLYDQVQQAVQSGDKATVSRVASDMEDRYGSTAYAQMTALEAAKALYTAGDTAGAKAQLQWTADHAKDDEFRQIAKLRLASLLLDEKAYDQGLALLATPESDAFKGVVADGRGDLLAAAGKRDEARAAYKLALDSLPQSDTSSRQLIQFKLDALGG, from the coding sequence ATGAGTTATCACGACGAACAGGAATCGATCGAAAGCCTGAAGGCATGGTGGGCGCAATGGGGTAATGCGACCACGTGGGTGGTGCTGGTGGTGCTTCTCGCCGCTGCGGCCTGGAACGGCTGGAATTTCTGGCAGCGTCGTCAGGCGGCTCAAGCAGCCGTGCTGTACGACCAGGTGCAGCAGGCGGTGCAGTCGGGCGACAAGGCGACGGTCAGCCGCGTTGCGTCCGACATGGAAGACCGGTACGGCAGCACCGCCTATGCGCAGATGACGGCGCTCGAAGCCGCCAAGGCGCTTTACACGGCAGGTGACACCGCGGGCGCGAAGGCGCAACTGCAGTGGACTGCCGACCATGCGAAGGACGACGAATTCCGCCAGATCGCGAAGCTGCGCCTTGCGTCGCTGCTGCTCGACGAGAAAGCCTACGATCAAGGCCTCGCGCTGCTCGCAACACCCGAATCCGACGCATTCAAGGGCGTGGTGGCCGATGGTCGGGGCGACCTGCTCGCTGCCGCCGGCAAGCGCGATGAAGCGCGGGCGGCGTACAAGCTCGCGCTGGACTCTCTGCCGCAGAGCGATACGTCGTCGCGTCAGCTGATCCAGTTCAAGCTGGATGCGCTTGGCGGCTGA
- the bamB gene encoding outer membrane protein assembly factor BamB, with protein sequence MNLLKRYAVPVACAMTVLTMAACSSTKDERRVPTPLTEFKPVLEVQQAWKASVGKGGRYLFSPVAVGDAVYAAGTNGSVAKFDAKTGKEVWRTKLDSDLSAGVGSDGTLTAVGALKGQVYVLGADGKLLWKATAPGEIISPPLVGNGFVVVRTVDGQITAFNAETGEQKWVYRNRAVPLNLRVSAGMTFAGNAAVLAGFPGGTFAAINLQTGDAFWETPVSYPKGVTEVERINDVTGAPTLVGAATCAVTFQGQLGCFDANSGRPIWEKPFSSTSGIAQDDRVVVGGDDWSVVDAFDASSGALLWRSDKLKNRDVSVPYLLGHAAVVGDYQGYVHFLSRDDGSLIARVKTDGSPITAAPVLAGDTLVVQTHDGDLYGFRPR encoded by the coding sequence ATGAATCTGCTGAAACGATACGCTGTGCCCGTTGCCTGCGCGATGACTGTCCTCACGATGGCGGCCTGCTCATCGACGAAAGACGAGCGCCGCGTGCCCACGCCGCTCACGGAATTCAAGCCCGTGCTCGAGGTGCAACAGGCGTGGAAGGCAAGCGTCGGCAAGGGCGGACGTTACCTCTTCTCGCCGGTTGCGGTGGGCGACGCGGTCTACGCCGCGGGCACGAATGGCTCGGTTGCCAAGTTCGACGCCAAGACCGGCAAGGAAGTGTGGCGCACCAAGCTGGATAGCGACCTGTCGGCCGGCGTAGGCAGTGACGGCACGCTGACGGCCGTGGGCGCGCTGAAAGGTCAAGTCTATGTGCTCGGGGCGGACGGCAAGCTGCTCTGGAAGGCGACCGCGCCGGGCGAAATCATTTCGCCGCCGCTCGTGGGCAACGGCTTCGTGGTCGTGCGTACCGTCGACGGTCAGATCACCGCGTTCAACGCCGAAACGGGCGAGCAGAAGTGGGTGTATCGCAATCGCGCCGTGCCGCTCAACCTGCGCGTGTCGGCCGGCATGACGTTCGCGGGTAACGCCGCAGTACTGGCGGGCTTCCCGGGCGGCACGTTCGCGGCCATCAACCTGCAGACGGGCGACGCCTTCTGGGAAACGCCGGTTTCGTATCCGAAGGGCGTGACGGAAGTCGAACGAATCAACGACGTGACGGGCGCGCCGACGCTCGTGGGCGCAGCGACGTGTGCCGTGACGTTCCAGGGTCAGCTGGGCTGCTTCGATGCGAACTCCGGCCGCCCGATCTGGGAAAAGCCGTTCTCCAGCACGAGCGGTATCGCGCAGGACGACCGCGTGGTGGTGGGCGGCGACGACTGGTCGGTGGTGGACGCGTTCGACGCGTCGAGCGGCGCGCTGCTGTGGCGTAGCGACAAGCTCAAGAACCGCGATGTCAGCGTGCCGTACCTGCTCGGCCATGCGGCTGTGGTGGGCGACTACCAGGGGTATGTGCACTTCCTGTCGCGCGACGACGGCAGTCTGATCGCGCGCGTGAAGACCGACGGCAGCCCCATCACGGCGGCGCCGGTTCTCGCCGGCGACACGCTCGTCGTGCAGACGCACGACGGCGACCTGTACGGGTTCCGTCCGCGCTGA